Proteins co-encoded in one Alphaproteobacteria bacterium PA2 genomic window:
- a CDS encoding penicillin-binding protein gives MANAPQSGGRRPAAPRTLIQTLLYWLVLLGVWGLIFLAAFFAVFAIDLPDTSGLNKVKRQPSVSYLDRSGALVGVRGSQFAPPVDLDSLPKYVPSAFVAIEDRWYYWHFGFNPWGIVRSQIYNLSHKGGPLRGGSTITQQLARNLFLTPNQNYRRKAQELILAIWLETKFSKKEILALYLNRVNFGSGAYGIEAASQRYFGKPASQLTIGESALLAGMMKGPSRYNPVASPDRAAKRATIVLNEMVRIGAITPRERDEAFSTPVKVNPVWDSQRAQYFTDWVDEKVRSLVGEPTEDLVVETTLDLPIQIAAEQALLRGVEAARSQGVQQGAVIAMDGEGRVRAYIGGERYSDSQFDRVTQAQRQAGSAFKPFVYLTAMEQGRTPTTPVVDEPLKIGSWEPKNYTGKYLGPMDLQTALAQSINTVAARLANEIGTANVAATARRLGISSRIQLDPSMALGAVEVSPLEVAQAYAPFANGGFSTRAYGIERIRTASGRILYDHSLEKPDRAAVIGTPALQYMNQMMRQVVTSGTGTRAQVKGYDIAGKTGTTSDYRDAWFVGYTGGFVSAVWLGRDDNTPMKRVAGGGAPTAIWREFMGAALPRLNVQPIPGGFVEAPPAEALPADPIGDLLAPAATAPKPEAGEKARPPEKPKVEEIPY, from the coding sequence ATGGCAAACGCCCCGCAGAGCGGCGGCCGCCGGCCCGCGGCGCCCAGAACCCTGATTCAGACTCTCTTATACTGGCTGGTCCTGCTGGGCGTCTGGGGGCTGATCTTTCTGGCGGCCTTTTTTGCGGTCTTCGCCATCGACCTGCCCGATACGTCGGGGCTCAACAAGGTCAAGCGGCAACCCTCGGTTTCCTATCTCGACAGGTCCGGCGCCCTGGTCGGCGTGCGCGGCAGCCAGTTCGCGCCGCCTGTGGACCTGGACTCCCTGCCGAAATACGTACCGTCGGCCTTCGTGGCCATCGAGGACCGCTGGTACTACTGGCACTTCGGCTTCAATCCCTGGGGCATTGTCCGCAGCCAGATCTACAATCTCTCCCACAAGGGCGGCCCCCTGCGGGGAGGCTCGACCATCACCCAGCAATTGGCGCGTAACCTCTTCCTGACGCCAAACCAGAACTATCGCCGCAAGGCCCAAGAACTGATCCTGGCCATCTGGCTGGAAACCAAGTTCAGCAAGAAGGAGATCCTGGCCCTCTATCTGAACCGGGTGAATTTCGGGTCGGGCGCCTATGGGATCGAAGCGGCGTCCCAGCGCTATTTCGGCAAACCCGCCAGCCAGCTGACCATTGGCGAGAGCGCCCTGCTGGCCGGCATGATGAAGGGTCCGTCGCGCTATAATCCGGTGGCCTCGCCTGATCGGGCGGCGAAGCGGGCCACCATCGTCCTCAATGAAATGGTCCGCATCGGCGCCATCACCCCCCGCGAACGGGATGAGGCCTTCAGCACGCCGGTCAAGGTCAACCCGGTCTGGGACAGCCAGAGGGCCCAGTACTTCACTGACTGGGTGGATGAGAAAGTCCGCAGCCTGGTCGGCGAGCCGACGGAAGACCTGGTGGTCGAAACCACCCTTGACCTGCCGATCCAGATCGCAGCCGAGCAGGCCCTGCTGCGCGGGGTGGAGGCGGCGAGGTCCCAGGGCGTCCAGCAGGGCGCCGTGATCGCCATGGATGGCGAGGGCCGGGTCAGGGCCTATATCGGTGGCGAGCGCTATTCAGACAGCCAGTTCGACCGTGTCACCCAGGCCCAGCGACAGGCCGGGTCAGCCTTCAAGCCGTTTGTCTATCTGACGGCGATGGAACAGGGGCGGACACCAACAACGCCTGTGGTCGATGAGCCCCTGAAGATCGGATCCTGGGAGCCCAAGAACTATACCGGAAAATATCTCGGTCCCATGGACCTGCAGACGGCCCTGGCGCAGTCCATCAACACGGTCGCCGCCAGGCTGGCCAACGAAATCGGCACCGCCAATGTCGCCGCCACGGCAAGGCGCCTGGGCATTTCCTCCCGCATCCAGCTTGACCCTTCCATGGCCCTGGGCGCCGTGGAGGTCAGCCCCCTGGAAGTGGCCCAGGCCTATGCGCCCTTCGCCAATGGCGGCTTTTCAACCCGGGCCTATGGCATCGAGCGCATCCGCACGGCGAGCGGCAGGATCCTCTACGACCACAGCCTGGAAAAGCCGGATCGCGCCGCAGTCATCGGCACGCCGGCCCTCCAGTACATGAACCAGATGATGCGTCAGGTCGTGACGTCAGGCACCGGAACCCGCGCCCAGGTGAAGGGCTATGACATCGCCGGCAAGACCGGAACGACCAGTGATTACAGGGACGCCTGGTTTGTCGGCTATACGGGGGGCTTCGTCTCGGCCGTCTGGCTCGGGCGGGATGACAATACGCCAATGAAGCGGGTGGCCGGGGGCGGAGCGCCGACAGCGATATGGCGCGAATTCATGGGAGCCGCCCTGCCGCGCCTCAATGTCCAGCCCATTCCGGGAGGGTTTGTGGAGGCGCCGCCGGCCGAGGCCCTTCCGGCAGATCCCATTGGCGACCTGCTGGCGCCCGCTGCTACCGCGCCCAAACCCGAGGCGGGTGAAAAAGCCCGGCCGCCCGAGAAGCCCAAGGTCGAGGAGATACCCTACTGA
- a CDS encoding F0F1 ATP synthase subunit delta, with amino-acid sequence MADDSQTSNVGGRYAQALFDLATDEKTVAKVEADLKSLKKMRSESKDFQTLLASPAFSAAEKGKALLALADKAKLTPTTRKFLGLLAANGRSAALGDVITAYASLSAKARGVVSAQVTTAVALTAAQSKGVASALRTALGRDPEIETRIDPSILGGIKVRVGSRLFDASLRSKLDSLKFALKRA; translated from the coding sequence GTGGCGGACGATTCCCAGACTTCGAATGTGGGCGGCAGATACGCACAGGCCCTCTTCGACCTTGCTACCGACGAAAAGACCGTGGCCAAGGTTGAGGCCGATCTCAAGTCGTTGAAGAAAATGCGCAGTGAGTCCAAGGACTTCCAGACTCTTCTGGCGTCCCCGGCCTTCAGTGCGGCTGAAAAGGGCAAGGCCCTGCTCGCCCTGGCTGACAAGGCCAAGCTGACCCCGACGACCCGGAAATTCCTGGGACTGCTGGCCGCCAATGGCCGTTCGGCCGCCCTGGGTGATGTCATCACCGCCTATGCATCACTCTCCGCCAAGGCGCGGGGCGTGGTCTCAGCCCAGGTCACCACGGCGGTGGCCCTGACGGCCGCCCAGAGCAAGGGCGTTGCCTCGGCCCTGCGCACGGCGCTTGGCCGTGATCCCGAAATCGAGACCCGCATTGATCCGTCCATTCTTGGCGGCATCAAGGTGCGGGTCGGTTCCCGACTCTTCGATGCTTCACTTCGTTCGAAGCTCGATTCCCTCAAGTTCGCCCTCAAGAGAGCGTAA
- a CDS encoding F0F1 ATP synthase subunit alpha: protein MDIRAAEISAILKSQIANFGAEADVSDVGQVLSVGDGIARVFGLDNVQSGEMVEFPKAGVKGMALNLERDNVGVVIFGEDRAISEGDEVRRLSEIVDVPVGRGLLGRVVNPLGEPIDGKGPITNVAERRRVDVKAPGIIPRKSVHEPVQTGLKAIDTLIPVGRGQRELIIGDRQTGKTAVAIDAILNQKSINAGDDESAKLYCIYVAIGQKRSTVAQIVKTLEERGALEYTIVVAATASEPAPLQFLAPFAGCAMGEWFRDNGMHAVIIYDDLSKQAVAYRQMSLLLRRPPGREAYPGDVFYLHSRLLERAAKLNEDNGSGSLTALPIIETQANDVSAYIPTNVISITDGQIFLETDLFFQGIRPAVNVGISVSRVGSSAQIKAMKTAAGPIKGELAQYRELAAFAKFGSDLDATTQRQLARGERLTELLKQPQYSPQTVEEQVAVIYAGTRGYLDGIPTSQVGRYESELLSFLHGKHQKLLDAIRTEKALGGPLEDQLKTALAAFTSTFA, encoded by the coding sequence ATGGACATTCGCGCCGCCGAGATTTCGGCAATCCTCAAATCGCAGATCGCCAATTTCGGCGCCGAAGCCGATGTTTCCGACGTGGGACAGGTTCTGTCCGTCGGTGACGGCATCGCCCGGGTCTTCGGCCTGGACAATGTCCAGTCCGGCGAAATGGTTGAATTCCCCAAGGCCGGGGTGAAGGGCATGGCCCTGAACCTGGAGCGGGACAATGTCGGCGTCGTTATCTTCGGCGAAGACCGCGCCATTTCGGAAGGCGACGAAGTCCGTCGTCTGTCGGAAATCGTGGACGTTCCCGTCGGTCGGGGCCTGCTGGGCCGGGTCGTGAACCCCCTGGGCGAGCCCATCGACGGCAAGGGCCCGATCACCAATGTGGCCGAGCGCCGCCGGGTGGACGTGAAGGCTCCGGGCATCATTCCGCGGAAGTCCGTGCACGAGCCGGTGCAGACCGGCCTCAAGGCCATCGACACCCTGATCCCCGTCGGCCGCGGCCAGCGCGAACTGATCATTGGCGACCGCCAGACCGGCAAGACCGCCGTGGCCATCGACGCCATCCTGAACCAGAAGTCGATCAATGCCGGCGATGACGAGAGCGCCAAGCTCTACTGCATCTACGTCGCCATCGGCCAGAAGCGCTCCACCGTCGCCCAGATCGTCAAGACCCTCGAAGAGCGCGGCGCCCTGGAATACACCATCGTCGTCGCCGCCACGGCCTCCGAGCCGGCCCCCCTGCAGTTCCTGGCGCCCTTCGCCGGCTGCGCCATGGGCGAATGGTTCCGCGACAACGGCATGCACGCCGTCATCATCTATGACGACCTTTCCAAGCAGGCCGTCGCCTATCGTCAGATGTCCCTGCTGCTGCGCCGCCCGCCGGGCCGCGAAGCCTATCCGGGCGACGTTTTCTATCTGCACTCCCGTCTGCTGGAGCGCGCCGCCAAGCTCAATGAAGATAATGGTTCTGGCTCGCTGACGGCCCTGCCGATCATCGAAACCCAGGCCAATGACGTGTCGGCCTATATTCCGACCAACGTGATCTCCATCACCGACGGCCAGATCTTCCTGGAAACCGACCTGTTCTTCCAGGGCATCCGCCCTGCCGTGAACGTCGGCATCAGCGTGAGCCGCGTGGGTTCCTCGGCCCAGATCAAGGCCATGAAGACCGCCGCGGGCCCCATCAAGGGCGAACTGGCCCAGTATCGCGAACTGGCCGCCTTCGCCAAGTTCGGCTCTGACCTCGACGCCACCACCCAGCGCCAGCTGGCCCGTGGTGAACGCCTCACCGAGCTTCTGAAGCAGCCCCAGTATTCGCCGCAGACCGTCGAAGAGCAGGTTGCCGTCATCTATGCCGGCACCCGCGGTTATCTCGATGGCATCCCGACCTCCCAGGTTGGCCGTTACGAGTCTGAACTGCTCTCCTTCCTGCACGGCAAGCACCAGAAACTTCTGGACGCGATCCGTACGGAAAAGGCGCTCGGCGGGCCTCTCGAAGACCAGCTGAAGACCGCTCTGGCAGCCTTCACCTCGACCTTCGCCTAA
- a CDS encoding F0F1 ATP synthase subunit gamma, translating into MASLKEMRNRIKSVESTQKITKALQMVAAAKLRRAQQAAQNARPYAERMASVIANLAAGVSGDGAPKLLVGTGQDAKHLVIVATADRGLAGGFNSSIVRMARERIASLIAEGKDVKIITLGKKARDQLKRLYGDRIVESIEAGATPSLAVAETVGQKVAAMFEAGEVDVVSLAFSKFKSVVTQTPTFQQMIPAQVSGSGAVDLQGASYEYEPDAEAILETLLPRNLNVQVLSAMLENQAGFFAAQMSAMDNATRAAGDMIAALNLLKNRTRQAQITKELIEIISGAEAL; encoded by the coding sequence ATGGCCAGCCTCAAGGAGATGCGCAATCGGATCAAAAGCGTGGAATCCACGCAGAAGATCACGAAAGCGCTGCAAATGGTCGCCGCGGCCAAGCTGCGACGCGCGCAACAGGCTGCGCAAAACGCTCGCCCCTATGCCGAGCGCATGGCCTCGGTCATCGCCAACCTGGCGGCGGGGGTGTCCGGCGACGGCGCACCCAAGCTGCTGGTCGGCACGGGTCAGGACGCCAAGCACCTGGTCATCGTCGCTACGGCGGACCGGGGTCTGGCGGGCGGCTTCAATTCTTCCATCGTCCGGATGGCGCGGGAGCGGATCGCCTCCCTCATCGCCGAGGGCAAGGACGTAAAGATCATCACCCTGGGCAAGAAGGCCCGGGATCAGCTGAAGCGTCTTTATGGCGACCGGATCGTCGAAAGCATCGAAGCGGGCGCGACCCCTTCGCTGGCGGTCGCTGAAACCGTTGGCCAGAAGGTCGCCGCCATGTTCGAGGCCGGCGAGGTCGATGTGGTCTCCCTGGCCTTTTCAAAGTTCAAGTCCGTGGTCACCCAGACCCCGACCTTCCAGCAGATGATCCCGGCCCAGGTCAGCGGATCCGGCGCCGTCGACCTGCAGGGCGCCAGCTACGAATACGAGCCGGACGCAGAGGCCATTCTCGAAACCCTCCTGCCCCGCAATCTCAATGTCCAGGTCCTGTCGGCCATGCTGGAAAATCAGGCCGGCTTCTTCGCCGCCCAGATGTCGGCCATGGACAATGCGACCCGTGCTGCTGGCGACATGATCGCCGCACTCAACCTGCTGAAAAACCGTACCCGCCAGGCGCAGATCACCAAGGAGCTGATCGAGATCATCTCCGGCGCCGAAGCGCTCTAA